In Pseudomonas deceptionensis, a single window of DNA contains:
- a CDS encoding YchJ family protein: protein MSTSICPCGSGNLLAACCGHYHDGHPAPSAETLMRSRYSAYVLGLIEYLVATTLPVQQAGLDRQSIAAWSAQSTWLGLEVESSEVFGGQPEHAFVTFTARWHDANGEHSHRERSSFVQSAGRWYFIDPTVPLKVGRNDACPCSSGLKFKKCCAGFFGQ from the coding sequence ATGAGTACATCCATTTGCCCCTGTGGCAGCGGCAACTTGCTGGCCGCCTGCTGCGGGCATTATCACGACGGGCACCCGGCCCCAAGCGCCGAAACGCTGATGCGTTCGCGTTACAGCGCCTATGTGCTCGGGCTGATCGAGTATCTGGTGGCAACCACTTTGCCGGTGCAACAAGCCGGGCTCGATCGCCAGTCCATTGCCGCCTGGAGCGCACAAAGCACCTGGCTGGGGCTGGAGGTTGAAAGCAGCGAAGTGTTCGGCGGTCAGCCTGAACATGCATTTGTGACCTTTACTGCACGTTGGCACGACGCCAACGGCGAGCACAGTCACCGCGAGCGCTCATCTTTCGTGCAAAGCGCCGGGCGCTGGTACTTCATCGACCCGACCGTACCGCTTAAAGTCGGGCGCAATGATGCCTGCCCATGCTCCAGCGGCCTGAAATTCAAAAAATGCTGTGCCGGTTTTTTCGGTCAATAA
- a CDS encoding SEC-C metal-binding domain-containing protein, with protein sequence MTQQPHVHGPDCNHDHDHGHTHDHDNGHVHGPHCGHAPQEPVRNELKDVGRNDPCPCGSSKKFKKCHGA encoded by the coding sequence ATGACCCAACAACCCCACGTTCATGGCCCCGACTGCAACCACGATCATGATCATGGTCACACCCATGACCACGACAACGGTCATGTGCATGGCCCGCATTGCGGCCATGCACCTCAAGAGCCTGTGCGCAACGAACTCAAAGACGTTGGCCGCAACGACCCTTGCCCGTGCGGCAGCAGCAAAAAATTCAAGAAGTGCCACGGCGCCTGA
- a CDS encoding LEA type 2 family protein, with translation MDSRAQITKTIALVTILMLSGCASWFGSADKDPDVQLVKVELVQAKMLEQRFKLHFRVDNPNDSTLTVRGLSYTVYLGTIKLTEGENEHWFSVEPNSHATFVIPVRTNLWPHVRPLVKLLESPDRPIPYRFEGTLETGLFYGYDVHLTRKGEIIPGDFIPE, from the coding sequence ATGGATTCTCGGGCTCAAATAACAAAAACAATTGCCCTGGTGACGATCCTGATGCTGTCGGGGTGCGCCTCCTGGTTCGGCTCGGCAGACAAAGACCCGGACGTACAACTGGTGAAGGTCGAGCTGGTTCAGGCCAAAATGCTGGAGCAGCGCTTCAAGCTGCATTTCAGGGTAGACAACCCCAATGACTCGACGCTCACCGTGCGCGGCCTGAGCTACACCGTGTACCTGGGCACCATTAAGTTGACTGAAGGCGAGAATGAACACTGGTTCAGTGTGGAGCCCAACAGCCATGCAACTTTCGTGATCCCGGTTCGCACCAACCTCTGGCCACACGTGCGCCCACTGGTCAAATTGCTTGAATCACCAGACCGGCCTATCCCCTACCGGTTTGAAGGCACCCTTGAAACCGGCCTGTTCTACGGTTACGACGTGCACCTGACGCGTAAAGGCGAGATAATCCCCGGCGATTTTATTCCAGAGTGA
- a CDS encoding DUF6231 family protein: MTPGISTRTPQQALAALLDRYVPQRLLVVGASSFPALAAYQAAHPEALVAQAPPGALPEHLAAQRFDLALIIDCLEHLPKRTGLELLGGIRNLNASRIAVLADLAACDWKETDFFALALQSNERFQRDEQVLTLFTYDLREYKQVPDWLNARFWANPENFGKYWW; the protein is encoded by the coding sequence ATGACGCCCGGTATCTCTACACGCACGCCCCAGCAAGCACTGGCTGCGCTGCTTGATCGTTATGTGCCGCAACGCCTGCTCGTCGTTGGCGCCAGCAGCTTCCCGGCACTGGCCGCCTATCAGGCCGCCCACCCCGAAGCGCTGGTGGCCCAGGCGCCTCCCGGTGCACTGCCCGAGCATCTGGCTGCGCAGCGTTTTGACCTCGCTCTGATCATCGACTGCCTTGAGCATCTGCCCAAGCGCACAGGTCTGGAACTGCTGGGCGGGATTCGCAACCTCAATGCCAGCCGTATCGCCGTGCTCGCGGACCTGGCAGCCTGTGACTGGAAAGAAACCGACTTTTTTGCTCTGGCCCTGCAAAGCAACGAACGCTTTCAGCGGGATGAGCAGGTACTGACGCTGTTCACTTACGATCTGCGTGAGTACAAACAAGTACCCGACTGGCTCAATGCCAGGTTTTGGGCCAACCCGGAAAATTTTGGCAAGTATTGGTGGTAA